In Microvenator marinus, one genomic interval encodes:
- a CDS encoding DEAD/DEAH box helicase family protein — translation MAKKASYHEQFGPAVEEPWVELCFDSGTLIIKGLKDSDFARLDTKAFRLSFDPRVGVHRCPAFVYRSLLGELLGKGLSVVDSARGYAEFDREDLVERSPRVHQAEAMQAWLSAGKRGVVVMPTGAGKSHLAVMAIQDVARSALVVAPTLDLVEQWQRLLKSHFGEPVGAIGGGTHDPQALTVTTYDSAAIHMERIGSKWGLVIFDEVHHLPSDMYRWAAEAAIAPFRLGLTATLERVDGKHAVIHEIIGPTVYEKNTRELAGDVLADYETRVVEVAFSETDAELYAASRAEYREFVEKEGIRMGGRHGWQNFLRATSRSREGRRAFKAFQRQKRRALGHENKLEKVREILCEHPDESVLIFANDNATVYALAELLLAPALTHHTPLAERAEILERFRAGRYRAVVTSRVLNEGVDVPAASIAIILSGTGSVREHVQRLGRILRKEEGKRAILYELVTPDSAETFVSQRRREHDAYR, via the coding sequence ATGGCAAAGAAGGCTTCATACCATGAACAATTTGGTCCGGCGGTTGAGGAACCGTGGGTAGAGTTGTGTTTTGATTCGGGAACCTTGATCATCAAGGGCCTCAAAGACTCCGACTTTGCGCGTCTTGATACCAAGGCGTTTCGCTTGAGCTTCGACCCTCGAGTGGGTGTTCATAGGTGCCCCGCATTTGTCTACCGTTCCTTGCTAGGCGAGCTTTTAGGAAAGGGCTTGAGCGTTGTGGATAGTGCCCGGGGGTATGCGGAGTTTGATCGAGAAGACTTAGTTGAGAGATCGCCTAGAGTTCATCAGGCCGAGGCCATGCAGGCGTGGCTATCGGCCGGCAAGCGAGGCGTGGTGGTAATGCCGACCGGTGCTGGCAAGAGTCATTTGGCCGTGATGGCGATTCAGGACGTGGCGAGGTCGGCGTTGGTGGTAGCCCCGACGCTGGATCTTGTAGAGCAATGGCAGCGCCTCTTGAAATCGCATTTCGGTGAGCCAGTTGGCGCGATCGGCGGGGGCACACACGACCCGCAAGCCTTGACTGTGACGACCTATGACTCGGCCGCCATTCATATGGAACGGATTGGGTCGAAGTGGGGGCTCGTTATCTTTGATGAGGTCCATCACTTGCCTTCGGATATGTACCGATGGGCAGCTGAGGCTGCGATTGCGCCATTTCGCCTGGGCTTGACGGCGACTTTGGAGAGGGTGGATGGCAAACACGCTGTGATTCACGAGATTATTGGGCCCACGGTTTATGAGAAGAACACTCGAGAACTGGCCGGAGACGTGCTGGCGGACTACGAAACCCGAGTGGTCGAGGTGGCCTTTTCTGAGACCGACGCCGAGCTCTATGCCGCGTCGCGAGCGGAGTATCGGGAATTCGTGGAGAAAGAAGGCATCCGCATGGGCGGGCGCCACGGCTGGCAGAACTTTCTAAGGGCTACAAGCCGAAGTAGGGAAGGGCGCCGGGCCTTTAAGGCTTTCCAAAGGCAGAAGCGCCGCGCGCTTGGGCACGAAAATAAGCTCGAAAAAGTCAGGGAGATTCTGTGCGAGCATCCTGACGAAAGCGTGCTGATTTTTGCGAATGATAATGCCACGGTGTACGCCTTGGCCGAGCTCCTACTCGCGCCAGCGCTCACGCATCACACCCCTTTGGCAGAGCGCGCCGAGATTTTGGAGCGGTTCAGGGCGGGCAGGTACCGTGCCGTCGTCACGAGTCGAGTCTTGAACGAAGGTGTCGACGTTCCCGCGGCGAGCATCGCGATTATTCTTTCGGGCACCGGGTCGGTGCGAGAACATGTTCAGAGGCTGGGCCGTATCCTCAGGAAGGAAGAGGGCAAACGCGCCATTCTCTACGAGTTAGTGACGCCTGATTCAGCCGAGACTTTTGTGAGCCAGCGACGAAGGGAGCACGATGCTTACCGCTGA
- a CDS encoding DUF790 family protein has protein sequence MLTADLLVARIRKDRLYPGWFKPDGEAFERVEELVELFRDNVNGTRSDLDEGLETLVGAGTDFLIWRGLAKLLFDRTSFEIAGDVSPVEVRQRVHESAARVWPLDEAAREQILSEVGDEFDLSAAQVLTTLHADLPERQRVSAFEDISPEELVDAYNLALAQAVLYKASHLQVRFVEDDPKRVEGFFRALRFHGLMHQIHKENGAWVVDIDGPATVVSGARKYGLAMAVFLPTVIALGQDKSGALWSLSAQVEWKRNKMVLFELDSASGLKSERRIRGVWVSDEEKMFESRFDQKVENWSLTKEARVFTFSDSSVMTTDYVLKRADGAKVWVEIVGHWRQSYLESRLKLLDELKEPIVLVVAERLRVDKEKGQPEHVQMVFYKGVIRVEEVVKAAESALA, from the coding sequence ATGCTTACCGCTGATCTATTGGTTGCACGAATTCGCAAGGACAGACTCTATCCGGGGTGGTTTAAACCGGATGGCGAGGCCTTTGAGCGGGTCGAGGAGCTGGTCGAGCTCTTTCGAGACAATGTCAACGGCACTCGTTCAGACCTTGATGAGGGGCTTGAAACATTGGTGGGCGCGGGCACGGACTTTCTAATTTGGCGTGGACTTGCGAAGCTCCTCTTCGACCGCACCTCCTTCGAAATTGCTGGCGATGTCTCGCCGGTTGAAGTCCGGCAGCGCGTCCACGAGTCAGCCGCAAGGGTGTGGCCTTTGGATGAGGCTGCTCGGGAGCAGATTCTGAGCGAGGTAGGGGACGAGTTTGATTTGAGTGCGGCGCAGGTTCTGACCACGCTTCACGCGGATTTACCAGAGCGGCAGCGGGTCTCGGCTTTTGAGGATATCAGCCCCGAAGAGCTTGTGGACGCTTATAACTTGGCGCTAGCACAGGCGGTTCTTTATAAAGCGTCGCACCTTCAAGTGAGATTTGTAGAGGATGATCCAAAACGTGTGGAAGGTTTTTTTCGCGCTTTGAGATTTCATGGGCTCATGCATCAGATTCACAAGGAAAATGGCGCTTGGGTGGTGGATATTGATGGACCGGCAACGGTTGTGAGTGGGGCGCGAAAGTACGGCCTCGCGATGGCGGTCTTCTTGCCCACTGTCATCGCGCTTGGACAAGATAAGTCCGGGGCGCTGTGGAGTTTGAGCGCGCAGGTTGAATGGAAACGAAACAAAATGGTGCTCTTCGAGCTCGATTCTGCCTCCGGGCTCAAGTCTGAGAGGCGAATTCGAGGTGTTTGGGTCTCCGACGAAGAAAAGATGTTCGAATCGCGATTCGACCAAAAAGTGGAGAATTGGAGCCTGACAAAAGAGGCTCGTGTGTTCACCTTTTCGGATTCAAGCGTAATGACCACCGATTATGTCTTGAAGCGAGCAGACGGCGCCAAAGTCTGGGTAGAGATCGTTGGGCATTGGAGACAAAGCTATCTCGAAAGCCGGCTCAAACTACTCGACGAACTCAAGGAGCCGATTGTGCTCGTGGTGGCCGAGAGGCTTCGGGTCGACAAGGAAAAGGGCCAACCCGAGCACGTGCAGATGGTCTTCTACAAAGGTGTGATTCGGGTAGAAGAGGTTGTGAAAGCGGCCGAATCGGCGCTGGCTTAG
- a CDS encoding SDR family NAD(P)-dependent oxidoreductase, with product MKNVIITGASGSLGSAVVERFLEASWRVIAVDREPNAAKADSVHHLSADLSDFDAVENLFTEVDKLGEVDAVVHCAGGFRFSNTDQISNDDIDFLLNANFKSSVLVARESLKRLKASGRGHLVFISSVTSLGPGAGVGVYGASKAAINALVDGIAAEVKDSGINVHAVLPSIIDTAPNRKDMPDADHDTWVKTQDLAEVIFALTTPAFKAVRKSLIPVTAGT from the coding sequence ATGAAAAACGTTATCATTACCGGTGCCTCAGGTAGCCTCGGCAGTGCTGTGGTCGAGCGCTTCCTCGAAGCTTCGTGGCGCGTCATCGCCGTAGATCGTGAACCGAATGCAGCCAAGGCCGATTCGGTGCATCACTTGAGCGCGGACCTTTCAGACTTCGATGCCGTGGAGAACTTATTCACTGAGGTCGACAAACTCGGAGAAGTCGACGCCGTCGTCCATTGCGCAGGAGGCTTTCGGTTCTCCAACACAGACCAAATCTCCAACGATGACATCGACTTCTTGCTTAACGCGAACTTCAAATCGAGCGTGCTAGTAGCCCGTGAGAGTCTGAAAAGGCTCAAGGCTTCGGGCAGAGGGCATCTAGTCTTCATAAGCTCCGTAACATCGCTTGGGCCCGGTGCCGGGGTCGGCGTCTACGGCGCCTCAAAGGCCGCCATCAATGCGCTCGTCGATGGTATCGCCGCTGAGGTCAAGGACTCAGGCATCAATGTCCATGCGGTCCTTCCTTCGATCATCGACACCGCACCGAATCGTAAAGACATGCCCGACGCCGACCACGATACCTGGGTCAAAACGCAAGACTTGGCCGAAGTTATCTTTGCCCTGACAACCCCCGCCTTTAAAGCTGTTCGAAAATCGTTAATCCCCGTGACCGCAGGGACCTAA
- the hemL gene encoding glutamate-1-semialdehyde 2,1-aminomutase, whose translation MKSSLELLERARKVMPGGVNSPVRAFRSVGGTPPFILRANGAHITDVEEKTYIDFVLTWGPAILGHAHPEVIEACIKTMRDGTSFGAPTEREIELAELTIDRVPGLEMLRLVNSGTEACMSAVRVARGVTGRDKIIKFDGCYHGHADSFLIRAGSGALTFGNPNSPGVTAGCAKDTLIAQFNQIETVEALFEANPNEIAAVIIEPICGNTGCIPPRDGFLTQLRETCTKHGAALILDEVMTGFRVARGGAAEIYGVIPDLYCFGKVLGGGFPLAAYGGKEEYMRQVAPDGPIYQAGTLSGNPVAVSAGLKTLELLTPEVYQALERTGQRLEDGVAAIIEKNDYPLSQHRVGSMFGLFFTPQDVKTHADVTRCDIPKFNTFFHHCLDLGVYLAPSQYEAGFLSIAHTDALIDETVSSIEEALKRTFNA comes from the coding sequence ATGAAATCGAGTCTGGAACTTTTAGAGAGAGCCCGAAAAGTGATGCCTGGTGGCGTCAACAGCCCCGTTCGAGCGTTTAGGTCGGTCGGAGGCACTCCGCCCTTCATTTTGCGTGCGAATGGCGCGCACATCACCGACGTTGAAGAAAAGACCTATATTGACTTCGTACTCACATGGGGACCGGCGATTCTCGGCCACGCTCACCCCGAAGTGATCGAGGCGTGCATCAAGACCATGCGGGATGGCACCTCGTTCGGAGCGCCGACAGAACGCGAAATCGAGCTCGCGGAGCTCACCATCGATCGTGTCCCGGGACTCGAAATGCTGCGCCTCGTCAACAGCGGCACAGAAGCCTGCATGTCCGCGGTCCGCGTGGCGCGTGGCGTAACCGGACGAGACAAGATCATCAAATTTGACGGATGTTATCACGGACACGCCGACTCATTCCTCATCCGTGCTGGGTCGGGTGCGCTGACATTCGGCAACCCGAATAGTCCGGGCGTCACGGCAGGATGCGCCAAAGACACGCTCATCGCTCAGTTCAATCAAATCGAGACCGTCGAGGCACTCTTTGAAGCAAACCCGAACGAGATTGCAGCCGTAATCATCGAGCCGATTTGCGGCAACACGGGCTGCATTCCGCCTCGCGATGGCTTCTTGACCCAACTCCGGGAAACCTGCACCAAACATGGCGCGGCCTTGATTTTGGACGAAGTCATGACAGGCTTCAGAGTCGCACGAGGTGGCGCGGCGGAAATCTACGGCGTCATCCCGGACCTCTACTGCTTCGGCAAGGTCCTCGGCGGTGGATTCCCGCTCGCCGCTTATGGCGGGAAAGAAGAGTATATGCGCCAGGTGGCGCCAGATGGCCCCATCTACCAGGCGGGAACCCTCTCTGGAAATCCAGTGGCCGTGAGCGCCGGCCTCAAGACGCTTGAGCTCCTGACGCCCGAGGTCTACCAGGCCCTAGAGCGCACAGGCCAACGCCTCGAAGACGGCGTGGCCGCAATCATTGAGAAGAACGACTACCCCCTCTCTCAGCACCGAGTGGGCTCGATGTTCGGACTTTTCTTCACGCCCCAAGACGTCAAAACTCACGCCGACGTCACCCGCTGCGATATCCCAAAGTTCAACACATTCTTCCATCACTGCCTCGACCTCGGCGTGTACCTCGCGCCAAGTCAATACGAGGCGGGATTCCTCTCCATCGCGCACACTGACGCGCTGATCGACGAGACCGTTTCCTCCATCGAGGAAGCGCTGAAACGAACCTTTAACGCTTAA
- a CDS encoding carbon-nitrogen hydrolase family protein has protein sequence MKVRVGLVQLRSDRDVERNLATCRKLAADAASDGAGWILFPENAPFLGADKDKVPIAESLDGPLVGEFASIAKKHGVWVSVAGLPEKCDADPNKTYNTQVLIDPQGVTQAVYRKIHLFDAQVDDHIKYKESDSVAPGDELVTHVMDINGVKLKVGLSICYDLRFPELYRRLRAEGVDVVTVPSAFTLQTGRDHWHPLLRARAIENQVYVLAPDQYGLHFGTRSSYGHTCVYDPWGHMQACAPDRECVVTADVDLGYLASVRQRMPVESHRRL, from the coding sequence ATGAAAGTACGTGTTGGACTTGTACAGTTGCGGAGCGATCGCGATGTGGAGAGAAACCTCGCCACATGCAGGAAGTTGGCCGCGGATGCGGCATCGGACGGTGCCGGTTGGATTCTCTTTCCCGAGAACGCACCGTTTTTAGGCGCCGACAAAGATAAGGTGCCCATCGCTGAGTCGCTGGACGGCCCATTGGTGGGCGAGTTTGCCTCAATCGCGAAGAAACACGGGGTTTGGGTGAGTGTGGCAGGCCTTCCGGAGAAATGCGACGCGGACCCAAACAAGACGTACAACACTCAGGTTTTGATCGACCCGCAAGGTGTCACTCAGGCCGTATACCGTAAGATTCACCTCTTCGATGCGCAGGTCGATGACCACATCAAGTACAAGGAATCGGACTCAGTGGCTCCGGGCGATGAGCTCGTGACGCACGTCATGGATATCAACGGCGTCAAGCTCAAGGTCGGGCTTAGCATCTGTTACGATTTGCGATTTCCTGAGCTCTATCGCCGTCTTCGCGCCGAGGGGGTGGACGTGGTGACGGTGCCTTCTGCGTTTACGTTGCAGACTGGGCGCGACCACTGGCATCCGCTCTTGCGCGCCCGTGCCATCGAAAATCAGGTCTACGTCTTGGCGCCGGACCAATACGGGCTGCATTTCGGGACGCGTTCTTCCTACGGTCATACGTGCGTGTACGATCCGTGGGGCCATATGCAGGCGTGTGCCCCGGACCGCGAATGTGTGGTGACGGCAGACGTGGATCTGGGGTATCTGGCGAGCGTGAGGCAGCGGATGCCTGTTGAATCCCATCGGAGACTCTAG
- the ccsA gene encoding cytochrome c biogenesis protein CcsA yields MQGILEIVDLVLPLAYASLVAVYLKTFLNEEAEPRFARALLWGVLLVHGIYFVARGAHFSYFPLGSKAEFFSWLAYSISAVYAALERQLKQVRTGVFFVSIALAFQTAASVFMEYDPKHPLLLENPMYGVHVIFVIFGVTALAVGTLYATMYLLLNRQLKARELGLFFKRLPPLNTLDRLSRVGSLAGTVVLGFGLVVGYLVALSLPEDFNFWDPKLLITDAVWLGYVVGVLLVRYRGLPSIRVAQLTIAWFAVFLVSVGIGHSFLA; encoded by the coding sequence ATGCAAGGAATCCTTGAAATCGTCGATTTGGTGCTCCCGCTGGCTTACGCAAGCCTCGTGGCGGTGTACCTCAAGACGTTTTTGAACGAGGAGGCCGAGCCGCGCTTTGCAAGAGCACTTCTCTGGGGCGTCCTGCTGGTTCACGGGATCTACTTCGTGGCTCGTGGCGCGCATTTTTCCTACTTTCCACTGGGTTCAAAGGCCGAGTTCTTTTCCTGGCTCGCCTATTCAATCTCAGCCGTCTATGCGGCGTTGGAGCGGCAGCTCAAACAAGTTCGGACCGGTGTATTCTTTGTGAGCATCGCGCTCGCGTTTCAGACCGCCGCGTCGGTCTTTATGGAGTACGACCCCAAACACCCGCTCTTGCTCGAAAACCCGATGTACGGCGTACACGTGATCTTCGTGATCTTCGGGGTAACAGCACTGGCCGTTGGTACGCTCTACGCCACGATGTACCTGCTCCTGAACCGCCAGCTCAAAGCCCGGGAATTGGGACTCTTCTTCAAACGTTTGCCGCCGTTGAACACGCTAGACCGCCTCTCTCGCGTGGGGAGTTTGGCGGGTACGGTGGTTCTCGGCTTTGGGCTCGTTGTGGGATATCTGGTGGCGTTGAGCCTGCCGGAAGACTTCAATTTTTGGGACCCAAAGCTCTTGATCACTGATGCTGTTTGGCTCGGTTATGTGGTCGGTGTGCTCCTTGTTCGTTATCGCGGTTTGCCCTCCATTCGTGTGGCCCAACTTACGATCGCGTGGTTCGCTGTATTCCTCGTTTCGGTCGGCATCGGCCATTCATTTTTAGCATGA